The DNA segment GTCGACCCTGAAAATGTGGATGAGCAAAATGCGTTGTTTGATCTCTTCCAATCAGGAGAAGTCACCAGTGAAAGTGCTCAAAGTATTGATGAAGGCGTGTTGAATGATTGGCTAGATGAGTCGAATGATTCGGTCACGTTTGATCAGTCGATGTTCTCTCCAGAGAAAGCAGACAGTGCAGGTATGGATATTGATTCTATGCTTGAAATGGGCGGTGAAGACTGGGACGGCTTCCAGCGCCCGGATGAGAACTTGGCCGATATTCCAGCTGATGAGCAGCAAGTTTGGGATTCAAATAACCAACCAGAGCAAGCTAAGATCGCGGATGACGATTGGTCACAACAACATGACTTTAATCCTAAAGATGCTCAATATAAAACGATTGAAGAGCTAATGGCTGAGGTTGACTCTGAGGTAGAGCTCACCCCTGATGAAGAAGAGCTCAATCTTAATGTCGGCCTCGATGAGTTTCCGGATGTGATTGGTAATGTGGATTTTGAAGATGTCGACGCAAATAGTGAGGCATCAGGTAAAATTGACTTGGCTAAAATCTATCTTGAGATGAATGATTCGCAAGGAGCGATTAAACTATTAGAAGAAGCGATCGTTGATGGTAATGATGACATTCGTCGCGAGGCCAAGAGCTTGATCGATAAGATTCGCGCTTAGTTAGTCTAAATGACGTTTATTAAGCCATCCAATAACGCAAGCTATTGGGTGGCTTTTGTTATTCTGGCAACTTACTTTGACTTGGGTATAATTCCCGACCCCATGCATTAAACGAGAAGATCATGAGAATAGCGTTAGGTATTGAGTACGATGGTGCCAAATATTACGGATGGCAGCGCCAGCGTGACGTAAAAAGTGTCCAAGAGTGCCTTGAAAAAGCGTTGAGCAAAATTGCCAATCATCCGGTTGAAGTGCAATGTGCGGGTCGTACCGATGCAGGTGTGCATGGTACGGGGCAGGTAGTGCACTTTGATACGACAGCGGTACGTAAAATGGCAGCATGGACCATGGGTGTGAACACGAATATGCCAAAGGACATTGCTGTGCGCTGGGCCAAAGAGGTCCCGGAAGACTTTCATGCGCGATTTACCGCAACGGCACGACGCTACCGCTACGTTATTTTCAACTCGCCTTATCGTGGCGGGATCTTGTCGCATGGTGTAAGTCACTATCATGGTGAGTTGGACGTTACTAAGATGCAGGAAGCGGGTCAATATCTCTTAGGGGAGAATGACTTTACTTCGTTTCGCGCGGTGCACTGTCAATCAAATAGCCCTTGGCGCAATATGATGCACCTAAATGTCACTCGTCACGGCCAATACGTGGTTATCGATATCAAGGCAAATGCATTTGTCCATCATATGGTACGTAACATTACGGGCTCGCTGATTACCGTAGGGCGAGGTGAACAGAAACCTGAGTGGATTAAGTGGTTACTTGAAGCGAAAGATCGAAAGCTTGCTTCTGCGACGGCAAAAGCGGAAGGTTTGTATTTGGTCGATGTAGATTACCCACAAGAGTTTGAGTTACCACGGTTGCCCATTGGCCCACTTTTCTTACCAGAGAATTTGAACTAAACCAACAAAATCACAACATTTACAAGCAAGATGACTCAATATAAGTAATTATTGACGAGAGTATTTACTCTTCACGGGTTGTGGTGAAGTGTGCAATGCATCAGCAGCGCGGTTGATTGGACGCCGTAATGGAATGGCGATCAAACATTTTTGCAGGGAAATGTCGTAATTGGGACGGCTAGTGGGCTATTTCGGCAATAAGCTTGTTGACTAAAAATAGGTACAACCAGTTTTTTGTCCACACTAGGCACGTAATGTGCTTTAATCCTTCGGCATATTTAAGAATTGACTATTTCGGCAAGGTTGCGGGAATAAAAGAGAAAAAGGTCCTCCATGAGTTGGCTCGAAAAGATTTTAGACAAAACGAATATTGTTAGCTCACGTAAAGCGTCTATCCCAGAAGGGGTTTGGACTAAGTGTACGTCGTGTGAACAAGTCCTTTATCACGCGGAGTTAGAGCGCAATCTTGAGGTGTGTCCTAAGTGTGACCACCATATGCGTATGAAAGCCCGCAAGCGTCTAGAAACCTTCCTGGATGAAGGCAATCGCGAGGAGCTAGCGACAGAGCTAGAGCCAACCGATAAACTCAAATTTAAAGACTCAAAGCGTTACAAAGACAGAATATCAGCTGCTCAGAAAGCAAGTGGTGAGAAAGATGCGCTCGTTGTAATGAAAGGTGAACTGTTAGGCATGCCACTTGTGGCTTGTGCGTTTGAGTTCTCTTTCATGGGGGGCTCAATGGGTTCTGTGGTTGGGGCGCGCTTTGTTAAAGCGGTTGAGGCCGCAATCGAGAATGATTGTGGTTTGGTTTGTTTCTCGGCGAGCGGTGGTGCTCGTATGCAAGAAGCTCTAATGTCATTGATGCAGATGGCAAAAACCAGTGCGGCACTAGAGCGTCTTTCTGCTAAAGGCCTACCGTTCATTTCCGTGATGACTGACCCAACAATGGGTGGCGTATCAGCAAGTTTAGCGATGCTTGGTGATATCAATATCGGTGAGCCAAATGCATTGATTGGTTTTGCTGGACGTCGTGTTATTGAGCAAACGGTGCGTGAAGACCTTCCAGAAGGCTTCCAGCGCAGTGAGTTCCTTCTAGAGCACGGTGCCATCGATATGATTGTTGATCGTCGCGAAATGCGTCAGCGTGTCGGTGGTCTAATTGCGAAATTAACCAACACAACTTCGCCAATGGTGGTTTCTGTGGATGATTCTCCAGAAGAAGCGCCTTATGAAGTACCAGAAGCGAAAGAAAAAGGGTAAAGTAGAGCTAATTCAAACCACTATCTTGGTTGACATTAGATGACCCAACAAACAGTTCCTCAAGCCACATCGCCTCTATCGATGTGGCTTGATTATTTAGCCAACATTCATACCTCTTCTATTGACTTAGGTCTTGACCGTGTCAGTACCGTCTGCCAAAAAGCGAACCTAACGAAACCCGCTCCCAAAGTAATTACTGTTGCCGGCACCAATGGTAAGGGCTCCACATGCGCTCTATTAGAGGCGATCTTGCTGGACGCTGGCTACTCCGTCGGTGTTTATAGCTCACCGCACCTTATTCGTTACAATGAACGTGTACGTATTAATGGTAAAGACCTGCCAGATTCGGAGCATAGCCAAGCCTTCGCTTATATCGACCAACAACGCGGTGATGTGAGCTTGAGTTTCTTTGAGTTTGGCACTTTGGCCGCGCTGTACCAATTTCAACAGTACCAAGTCGATGTCGTACTTCTTGAGGTTGGTCTAGGTGGCCGCCTGGATGCAACCAATGTGGTGGAGCACGACGTGTCGGTCATTACTAGCCTTGCCGTGGATCACGTCGATTGGTTGGGTGACGATATCAATGTGATCGGTTTCGAAAAAGCAGGTATTTTCCGCGCAAATAAGCCAGCCGTATGTGGTCAACCGCAGGCACCGGCAACGGTGGCAGGTCATGCCGATGACATCGGCGCCAAACTTCATCAAGTCGGCATTCAGTACGACTATGCACTTGAACAAGGTGAGAAGACTTGGCGCTGGAACAGCGGGTCGTTTAGTCTCGATACCTTGCCAATCCCTTCACTGCCATTGGCGAACGCAGCAACGGCCTTGATGGCGCTTGGTTGTGCTGAGCTTGATATCAGTGATGTGAACATTGTTAAGGGGTTAGAGTCAGCGACGTTGCCAGGACGTATGCAGGTGCTGGGCAAGTCACCGCAAGTACTTCTTGATGTCGCACACAACCCACATTCGGCAGAGTATCTCGTAGAACAGCTCAAGAAAAAATACCCAGAACGCACGATTCGCACTGTGGTCGCTATGCTTCATGACAAAGATATCGAAGCGACACTATCTGTTTTGGGGCAATTGTCGTCTCACTGGTATCCCGCCTCTCTATCGGGACCGCGAGCAGCCAGTGCTGAGGAACTGATTTCACACTTACCTACGGTGACGTCGACGTTTTCAACGCCAGTTGAGGCTTATCAAATGGCATTGCACGAGGCTGACGACAGCGACCTCATCCTTGTGGTAGGCTCATTCCACACCGTTGGAGAAGTATTACAACATATCGAAAAGCAAGGAGCCTAGATGGTCAGTAAGTTTCAGAGCCGCTTGGTAGGAACCATTATTCTCGTCGCGGTTGGCATTATTGTCCTGCCTGATCTGTTTGATGGTAAGAAGCTTCATTATAAGGAGGAAGTGGCGAGCATCCCGTTAAAACCTCTCATTGACGATAGCCCTGAAGTTTTTGAGGTGCTGGAACCGATGGTTGATGAGGTGTCTCTACCCCAAGCTCCGGTTGAAGCAACGGTCGGGGTTGATGAAGTAGAAGTTGAGCTTGCTGAGCAAGCCCCCCTTCAACCTATTGAGCCAGAGGAAGATCTCGTCGAGCTTGTTGTGAATGAAGTGCCTGAGAGAAATCAGTATCAAGATTCTGCTTGGATCATTCAGTTGGTTGCGCTGAAAAACAGAGACAACGCAATCAACTTGGTCAAAGATTTGCAAAATCGTGGCTATCAAGCTCATACCAAAGAAGAGAATGGCTTTACTCGCGTGATCATCGGGCCAGATGTTTCAAAAAGTAAGCTAGAGAAACAAGTGCTTGAGTTGGAGAAAATTACCGGCTCAAAAGGTCAATTGCTCAAATTTAAACCACTAAACCCATAAGAAAACGTTTGCGTCAGCGTTTTTTCTGTTAAAATGCGCGCCAACTTAATTTGTAGTTGCCATGAATACATTAGATATTGTCATTTTAAGTGTGATCGGTCTGTCGGCTTTGATCAGTTTAGTTAGAGGTTTTACCAAAGAGGCTTTGTCCCTCGTTATTTGGTTTGGGGCATTTTTTATCGCCAGTACCTACTATGCTAAGTTAGCCGTTTATTTTTCAAATATTCAGGATGATCTCGTTAGAAACGGAGCGGCGATTGCGGCTCTATTTGTTGCAACCTTAGTGGTGGGTGCAGTAGTAAACTACGTCATCGGTCAGTTGGTGCAAAAAACGGGACTATCAGGAACCGATCGTATATTGGGCATCGTTTTTGGTGGCCTGCGCGGCGTTCTAATCGTATCGGCAGCTCTGTTTTTTATGGATGCGTTTACGGCATTCCCAGAATCAGAGTGGTGGGAGAGCTCGCAATTGGTTCCTGAATTCAGTCGAATCATTGCCCCGTTCTTCGAGCACTTAACAGAAACTTCTAGCTTTTTATCCGGCGCGCTTTAGCGCCGTCACTGTTAAAACCGAGGGTAAACTCATGTGTGGTATCGTAGGAATCGTTGGTAATTCCCTTGTAAATCAGTCTATCTATGACGCATTGACTGTTTTGCAACACCGTGGCCAAGATGCAGCGGGTATTTGTACCATCGATAGCAATCGTTTTCGTCTACGCAAAGCCAATGGATTGGTGAAGGATGTGTTTGAAGCTAAACACATGCAGCGCTTACAAGGAACAGTGGGGATTGGTCACGTTCGTTATCCAACTGCGGGTAGCTCTAGCGCTTCTGAAGCACAGCCATTTTATGTTAACTCTCCATTCGGCATCACGCTGGCTCACAACGGCAACCTAACTAATGCGCACAAAGTGCGTGAAAAGTTGTTTGAGAAAGACCGTCGTCACGTTAACACCACGTCTGATTCTGAGGTACTACTTAACGTACTTGCCCATGAAATCGACATGGTTAAGGGTAACGTAACAACCGAAGATGTATTCCGTGCAGTCACTAATGTACACCGCACTATCCGCGGTGCTTACGCTGTCGTAGCAATGATCATCGGCCACGGTATGATTGCTTTCCGTGACCCTAATGGTATTCGTCCACTTTGCCTTGGTAAGCGTGAAGTTGAAGGTCGCACTGAGTACATGGTGGCTTCAGAATCAGTCGCATTGGATGCGGTAGGTTTTGACTTTATGCGCGATGTCGCTCCAGGTGAAGCGGTATACATTACCTTTGATGGTGAGCTTCACACGCAACAGTGTGCTGATAACCCAACTCTTAACCCATGTATCTTTGAGTTCGTTTACTTTGCTCGCCCAGATTCATTTATTGACAAGATTTCTGTTTACAGCGCACGTGTCGAGATGGGTAAGAAGCTGGGCGAACGTATTCAAAAAGAGTACGCGGATCTCGATATCGATGTGGTTATCCCTATCCCAGAAACGTCGTGTGATATTGCTCTGCAGATCGCTCAAGCGATTGATAAGCCATACCGCCAAGGTTTTGTTAAAAACCGCTATGTTGGCCGCACGTTTATCATGCCAG comes from the Vibrio astriarenae genome and includes:
- a CDS encoding CvpA family protein, with protein sequence MNTLDIVILSVIGLSALISLVRGFTKEALSLVIWFGAFFIASTYYAKLAVYFSNIQDDLVRNGAAIAALFVATLVVGAVVNYVIGQLVQKTGLSGTDRILGIVFGGLRGVLIVSAALFFMDAFTAFPESEWWESSQLVPEFSRIIAPFFEHLTETSSFLSGAL
- the purF gene encoding amidophosphoribosyltransferase, yielding MCGIVGIVGNSLVNQSIYDALTVLQHRGQDAAGICTIDSNRFRLRKANGLVKDVFEAKHMQRLQGTVGIGHVRYPTAGSSSASEAQPFYVNSPFGITLAHNGNLTNAHKVREKLFEKDRRHVNTTSDSEVLLNVLAHEIDMVKGNVTTEDVFRAVTNVHRTIRGAYAVVAMIIGHGMIAFRDPNGIRPLCLGKREVEGRTEYMVASESVALDAVGFDFMRDVAPGEAVYITFDGELHTQQCADNPTLNPCIFEFVYFARPDSFIDKISVYSARVEMGKKLGERIQKEYADLDIDVVIPIPETSCDIALQIAQAIDKPYRQGFVKNRYVGRTFIMPGQQQRKKSVRRKLNAIRSEFKGKNVLLVDDSIVRGTTSEQIIEMARDSGANKVFMVSAAPEIRFPNVYGIDMPSANELIAHGRDNQAICEKIGADELIFQTLEDLVDAVGLGNPDVAQFETSVFNGEYVTGDIDQAYLDFLDELRNDDSKIQREIQQDLANLELHNEGA
- the truA gene encoding tRNA pseudouridine(38-40) synthase TruA, coding for MRIALGIEYDGAKYYGWQRQRDVKSVQECLEKALSKIANHPVEVQCAGRTDAGVHGTGQVVHFDTTAVRKMAAWTMGVNTNMPKDIAVRWAKEVPEDFHARFTATARRYRYVIFNSPYRGGILSHGVSHYHGELDVTKMQEAGQYLLGENDFTSFRAVHCQSNSPWRNMMHLNVTRHGQYVVIDIKANAFVHHMVRNITGSLITVGRGEQKPEWIKWLLEAKDRKLASATAKAEGLYLVDVDYPQEFELPRLPIGPLFLPENLN
- a CDS encoding SPOR domain-containing protein; this encodes MVSKFQSRLVGTIILVAVGIIVLPDLFDGKKLHYKEEVASIPLKPLIDDSPEVFEVLEPMVDEVSLPQAPVEATVGVDEVEVELAEQAPLQPIEPEEDLVELVVNEVPERNQYQDSAWIIQLVALKNRDNAINLVKDLQNRGYQAHTKEENGFTRVIIGPDVSKSKLEKQVLELEKITGSKGQLLKFKPLNP
- the folC gene encoding bifunctional tetrahydrofolate synthase/dihydrofolate synthase, encoding MTQQTVPQATSPLSMWLDYLANIHTSSIDLGLDRVSTVCQKANLTKPAPKVITVAGTNGKGSTCALLEAILLDAGYSVGVYSSPHLIRYNERVRINGKDLPDSEHSQAFAYIDQQRGDVSLSFFEFGTLAALYQFQQYQVDVVLLEVGLGGRLDATNVVEHDVSVITSLAVDHVDWLGDDINVIGFEKAGIFRANKPAVCGQPQAPATVAGHADDIGAKLHQVGIQYDYALEQGEKTWRWNSGSFSLDTLPIPSLPLANAATALMALGCAELDISDVNIVKGLESATLPGRMQVLGKSPQVLLDVAHNPHSAEYLVEQLKKKYPERTIRTVVAMLHDKDIEATLSVLGQLSSHWYPASLSGPRAASAEELISHLPTVTSTFSTPVEAYQMALHEADDSDLILVVGSFHTVGEVLQHIEKQGA
- the accD gene encoding acetyl-CoA carboxylase, carboxyltransferase subunit beta, which translates into the protein MSWLEKILDKTNIVSSRKASIPEGVWTKCTSCEQVLYHAELERNLEVCPKCDHHMRMKARKRLETFLDEGNREELATELEPTDKLKFKDSKRYKDRISAAQKASGEKDALVVMKGELLGMPLVACAFEFSFMGGSMGSVVGARFVKAVEAAIENDCGLVCFSASGGARMQEALMSLMQMAKTSAALERLSAKGLPFISVMTDPTMGGVSASLAMLGDINIGEPNALIGFAGRRVIEQTVREDLPEGFQRSEFLLEHGAIDMIVDRREMRQRVGGLIAKLTNTTSPMVVSVDDSPEEAPYEVPEAKEKG